TCTTGCGCGAAACACACGGCCTGCGAAAACTGGCCTCAGCCACTTTAATGACCCTGGGGACCGTATGTTTGCTCATCGACAGCCACCTATCGTGACCGCGGGCTTGTCAGCACGAAAAACGTACCATTCTCCAGCCTCATCGCGCTCTGGTACAATGAGGGTATCCGTTTGATGATCGCGATTTGTTGAACGCTATCGAGAGATATGCCGAATACGGCACAGGAGTGGGCTATGCACAGTGACAGAAAGAGAAATCATCCTTGAGGCGAGTTTGCTCGCCGGAAAGATCATGTTAGAAAGCGGTGCGGAGACGAGCCGGGTAGAAGATACCATGGAGCGGATGATTCGCCACGCCCTCGGCACTGAGAACAGTTCTCACACATACACGTACGCCACCGTGAATGGGATTTTTGTACAGCTCGATCACAGTGTAGGCACGAACTTCGTCAGAGTGGATTCACGCGGCCAGAACTTGGAGAAAATCACGGCCGTGAATCAACTTTCCCGCTCGTTTACCGGTGGCGAAATCAGTATCCACGAGGTATACCAGGCTCTTTGTGACATTTCATCGCGACAAACATCGTATCCACTCTGGTTGCGCATGGTCTGCACCACGGTTCTCAGCGGTGCTGTCGTGCTGATGTTCGGCGGACGCTTCGCCGAACTTCCGGCGGCCATGGCTGCTGGCCTTGTCAGTTATTTGATCCACCTGTGCGCCTGTCGCTTCATCCGGGCTAACTTTTTCACTGAATACATCGCGGCATTCGTCGGGGGAACACTGGCCTATTTCTTGACCGCCTTTTCCGACGGAAACATCGGGTCCGTGATGATTGGGACGGTCGCTTCACTTGTTCCAGGAATCGCCATCACGACGGCAATCCGCGACCTTATCGCAAAACATTACTTATCCGGAGTCATGCGCGGGTTAGAGGCCACCCTGATTGCAGGAGCCCTGGGAACCGGCATCGCCACCGTATATTATCTTTTTATCATCTAGGAGCAGGGAATATGGGGCAGATCCTACTCAATATCGCACTGGGATTCTTATCATCCATCACATTCGCAATCATCTCCAACGTCCCCCGCAAATCTATCATCACAGGCGGTATCGTTGGCACGATTGGCTGGCTCGGTTTCTGGGAGCTCAGCATCCACCACTACGGAATTTTCGTATCCAGCTTCGCGTGTTCACTGCTGCTCGCACTGGCCGGACAAGTTGCTGCGCGCGTTCATAAAATGCCGTTGATTGTCTTTTACATCCCCGGACTCGTTCCGGTCGTACCGGGCATCACTTCATTTGAAGCGTTCCGCGCGCTCATCACCCACGACTATCCGGCCGCGCTATACGGTTTTGTCAACGTCTTTTTCTGTGCAGTCGGCATCGCTTGCGGCCTAGCCGCCTCCGATATCATTATGCGGTTGATATTCTCCTTCCGGCTACTGCGCAAGAAGACGTCCTAACAGCACTCACACGTCGCTCTTCGCAGTCCATCCGGATATGTCGATATTCATGTCCCGTGCGTACGACTTCCCCCAGTCGTACATCAGTTCTAGTATCGGCATCAGGTTCTTCCCGTGTTCTGTCAACGTGTACTCTACCTTTGGCGGCACTTGTTGATACACTTTGCGGTGAATGATGCCGTCGTTCTCCAACTCCCTCAATTGTGACGTCAACATCTTCGGCGTCACATTCGGAAGGAGTCTGCGCAACTTACTAAACCGCTGCGGACTGTCGAGACCAATATGCCAAAGAATAATCATCTTCCACTTCCCGCCGATGACCGACAGCGTCAATTCCTTCTCACAGTTAAACTCGTATGTCTTCACGTCCATCTCCCCTTTTTCATAGCTTCTTTTAAGGTACTATATCACAAACGGGGTACTATATCACAAAAAAGTGTGTACTTCCGAAAATAACATGTTGAGTATAACATCTCTTCTTGTCGAGCACATTGTTCCTGATTGGCAACGATTCTGTTGTTCAGGGCGTCTCGACCATTTAAAGACAAGGGAGTGGAATTCATGAAATTGCAGTTGGCTCTCGATTTGGTAAATATCCCGGAAGGGATTGAACTGGTTAAAGAAGTTCAAGAATACATTGACATCGTCGAAATTGGTACGCCAATTATCATCGACGAAGGGCTTCACGCTGTAAAGGCAATGAAAGAGGCATTCCCGAATCTTGAAGTCCTGGCCGATCTCAAAGTGATGGACGCAGGCGGCTATGAAGTCATGCGCGCATCCGAAGCTGGGGCCGATTACATTACGATTCTCGGCGTGTCTGAAGATGCAACCATCACAGGTGCCGTCGAAGAAGCACGCAAGCGAAACCGCAAAATCCTGGTCGATATGATTGGTGTAAAAGATCTCGAAACCCGCGCTCGCGAAGTGGACGCATTAGGCGTAGATTACATCTGCGTGCACACGGGTTACGACCTCCAAGCGGCTGGTCAGAACCCATTTGACGACCTGCGCACCATCAAACGCGTGGTCAAAAGCGCCAAAACTGCCGTAGCCGGCGGTATCAAGCTCAAGACGCTTCCAGAGGTTGTCAAAGCACAGCCGGATATTGTGATTGTCGGAGGCGGTATTACCGGCGAATCCAACAAGCGTGCTGTCGCACAAGAGATGAAACAATTGATTCAACAAGGTTGAGTCGCCATGCAGACCGTACGAACCTATACAGCCGAGATTTTAGCTGAGCTGTCGCGGACATTGGATACGTTGTCGGAATCCGAGGTCGCTGATTTTATCCAGGCCATCATCGGCGCAGGCCGCGTTTTTGTCGCTGGCGCCGGGCGCTCCGGCTTCATGATGAAGGGATTCGCGATGCGTCTCATGCATCTGAACATCGACGCCCACGTCGTCGGCGAGTCCGTCACGCCGCCGTTTACGTCCGGTGACTTGCTCATTATCGGCTCTGGATCCGGCGAAACGCGCAGCCTGGTCGCAATGGCCGAAAAGGCAACCAAACTTGGAGGTTCTGTCGCCCTGATCACGACGACCCCCGACTCGACGATTGGCCGTCTCGCCAAAGCGGTAGTCCAAATTCACGCCCAGCCGAAGCAAGGGCCAAGCGGCGGAGCTGCCATGACCATGCAACCAATGGGATCACTGTTTGAGCAAAGCCTCCTGCTATTCGGCGATGCAGTGGTGTTGCGGCTAATGGATCAACAGCACATCGCGGCAGCTGAAATGTTTGCACGACACGCCAATCTTGAATAGATCATTTGAATAGATCAGGTGCATCATAATAAACATGCCCCCGCGCTTCCTAGTGGAAGTGACGGGGGCATGTTCATTTCTCTAGGGACATCGAGGTTCGCGCTAACACACAGCTGAGTGCGTTCTCACATACACATCTGCACATAAAAGTCGCCCGGTTGCAGAACCGGGCGACACGAGTTTTTTCTAGTGCTCTTCTTTATTCCGGAATGTTTGGCAGTTCGCCGACCTTCGGAATGTTGATGACATGCGTCTCGGTATAAGAGGTAACGCCCTCTGCACCGTATTCGCGACCGATACCAGATTGCTTCACGCCCCCAAATGGGAAGCGAACATCGAGCCCCTGAACCGCCGCGGTATTAATCATCGTAGTTCCGGCCTCAATGCGACGAGCCACGCGAATCGCGTGCTCCGTCTCACCCCAGACAGAGCTTGTCAGTCCGTAGATGCTGTCGTTGACGAGGGCCACGGCGTGATCGTCATCGTCAAACGGAAGCACCGGAACCGTCGGTCCGAACTGTTCTTCCACCACAATCGGGTCATTGTATCCGGCACCCAGAACCAACGTCGGTTGCAGGAAATATCCTTCTTCGAATACTTCCGGGTCCAGGATTTGACCGAGCGGAATCACCTGTGCACCCCGACTCTTCGCGTCGTCGACCAAGCGCTGCACGTGCTTGACCTGCGGTTGGTTATTTACAGGGCCAACGGTCACCTGAGGATTGAATGGGTCGCCAAGGCGGATCCACTTGTTAGCTGCTTCAATGTACTTCTCGACGAACTTGTCGTAAATCGAACGGTGAACGTAGACACGCTTTGCAATCATGCAAATTTGACCACCGGTCAAGAAATTGGAGATGACCAAGCGGCGCATGGCCCGCTCATCATTCACGTCAAAATCCTCAAGAAGCACTGCAGCGTCGTTGCCGCCGAGTTCGAGTGTCATGTTCTTAATGGTGTCTGCAGCAGCCTTCATAATGTGTGTAGCCGTCCGCGTGCCACCCGTGAAGGCAATCTTCGCGACCTTCGGGTTGCTGGTTAGCTCCACGCCGACATCCGCATCACCATGCACAATGTTCAGGACACCTGCAGGAAACTCCTTCGCCATCAGTTCGACCATTTTGGTCACCGTCAGCGGTGCAAATGGACTCGGCTTAAGGACCATGGTATTGCCGGCCACGAGCGCTGGCGCAATCTTAATACTCGACAAAGAAATCGGGTAGTTCCAAGGCGTGATGGCAGAAACGACACCCATCGGATCCCGCGTGATAATCGTTCTTCCATCTTCGCGCTCTTCTACTTTATCTTTCAGGACATCTGCCGCCACATCGCAGGCATATTCCATCCATGCAAGACTGACGAACATTTCTCCTTCAGCGTCGTACTTGGCCTTACCATGTTCGCGTGAAAGCAATGTGACAAATTCCGGTGTGGCCTCTTTCACCTTTGCAATCGCACTACGCATACGCGCAATTCGTTCTTCCAATGGCGTCGCCGCCCATGCGGGGAATGCTGCCGCCGCTGCATCAATCGCGCGAATCGCATCCTCCTTGGTATTGACTGGTCCGTAGCCAACGATTTCACTAGGCTTGGTAGGGTTTTCACGAGGATATTGTTTTTCCGCAGCAACTGCTTCCCCGTTAATAATTGCATTGACAACAATCGGTTCAGTAGCCATCCATAATGCCTTCTTTCAAATGATAAGAATCACGCGTATGGAGATGGTAAATACGCAAGACCAGCGCTACAAGGTTCATTATATAGTCACAAGTTACATATTACAAGTAATGAACATAAAGTAAATTTAATTTGCATATCAGATAGTTTACTCACCGAAATGAACAAAACGCTGTCCCATCGCCAAAGAACCTCATAGAAAAAGGGCACCCTCGAAGGGCGCCCCGAGAAGAACGTGCAATTACTTCAGGTTCTTCTTGTATTTCTCAGCGTCGGCTGCGAATGTTGCCAAGCCTTCTGCTGTTTTCGGATGCTTGGTCATATCCTCGATAACCTTGTATGGCATCGTTCCAACATTTGCACCAGCAAGTGCTGCTTCCAGTGCATGATCGACCGTGCGAATCGAAGCGGCCAAAATGTTGGTCTTGATGTCGTGTTGTTCAAAGATACTTGCGATCTGGCTGATGAGCTCAATGCCGCTGCCCTTTGAAACATCTTCCAAACGACCGATGAATGGGGATACGTAGGTAGCGCCCGCGCGGCCAGCCAACAAAGCTTGCGTTGCAGAGAATACCAATGTGACGTTCGTCGTGATACCCTTGTCCGTCAATTGGCGACACGCACGCAGGCCATCTGGCGTGAGCGGGAGTTTCACCGTAATATTTGGAGCGATTTCGCTGAATGCGAGGCCCTCTTTAACCATCTCTTCTGCTGTTTCACCGAATACTTCGGCGCTAATGGACTCAATGCCTTTGCAGTAATCCGCGATTTCGCGCAGACGGTCTTCATAACGGACCCCTGCTTCCTTCGCGATGAGGGATGGGTTGGTCGTTACACCAGAGAGCACGCCCATATCATAGGCCTTTTTAATATCATCAAAGTTCGCGGTATCCACAAAAATTCTCATGGAAACATACCTCCTAAAATTAGTCTTGATACCCAGGCTTGCCAAGCAACTTAAACATCTTGGTTTTGTAATTTTCCACGCCGGGTTGGTTAAATGGGTTAACACCCATCAACAGGCCACTCATCGCGCACGCGCGTTCGAAGAAATAGAAAAGCATGCCAAGCGAATGCTCTGACCTATCCGGTACATGTACCAGCAAGTTCGGAACGCCGCCTTCAGCATGTGCACTCTGCGTTGCAAGTCGAGCCTTGTCATTCACCCACGAAAGTTCTTTACCCGCGAGGTATTCCAAACCATCTTCGACGTTCTTTGCAGATGGTACGGAGACACTGTGGTTCACCGATTCAATGTGCACAAACGTCTCAAACAGGTTGCGATACCCTTCTTGAACGAATTGTCCCATCGAGTGCAGGTCTGTCGTATATCCAACGGATGCTGGGAATACGCCTTTCTGATCCTTCCCTTCACTCTCGCCGAACAATTGCTTCCACCATTCTGCAAAATAGTGCAGACCTGGCTCAAAGTGCGCAAAGATTTCGGTGACATACCCCTTACGATACAGTGCATTGCGTGCGACCGCGTATTGGTACGCCAAGTTTTCCGACAGTGAAGGCACACCAAACAGTTTTTCGCCTTCAGCAGCACCTTCGAGCAATTTCACAATGTCGACACCGGCGACAGCTAGCGGCAGCAACCCAACAGGTGTGAGCACAGAGTAGCGTCCGCCGACGTCGTCAGGAATGACATACGTTTTGTAGCCTTCATCCGTCGACAACTTGCGCAGTGCGCCCTTCGCAGCATCAGTTGTTGCCACAATCCGGTTCTTGGTCTCTTGCTCACCATACTGCTGAATCATCCACTCGCGAATCAAGCGGAAGCCAATAGCCGGTTCCGTCGTGGTTCCGGACTTCGAAATCACGTTCACATATACCTGCTTGCCACTCAGAATGGTCAACAAGTCCGCAACCGCGTCTGAAGAGATGTGATTCCCCAGAAAGTACAGTTCCGGACCCTTGCGCACGTCCTTTGGCAATTGATTGTAGTACTCCGGTTTTGCCCATTCAAAAGCTGCACGGGCCCCCAAATAAGATCCGCCGATACCGACGACAACAAGTGCATCAGCCTTCTCACGAATCTCTTTCGCTGTTTGCAGGATGTCGGTAACACCCTCACTCAGCGTACGCGATGCCAAGTCCAGCCACCCCAGGTAGTCTGCCCCTGGTACGCGTTTATGTAACAAGTCCTCATGCAGGGTGTTGACGATGGACTGCGCATTCGCGATTTCGCCATCGTTCAAGAAGCCGTTTGTATAGCTTAAATCGAGCTTCAACATCTTTGTCCCTCCTGTTCTGATTACTCCCACGCAACCCGTTCACCGGTAATTGTTCGCGACACACGAGGCATGTCGCCCCTCTGCAACTTCCCCAGTCAATACAAGGTGGTACAATTGCAAATCACGCACCCGTATTGTAACCAAATCTCAAAGGAATTTGTCGCGCCCAGTGAACATCGTCTTCTCGGGTCCCTAGCTGACCTCCTCTATACAGAACGCGCGCCACTGTTTATTTCATCACATCCGGCGACAAAAATCTAATTGAATTCATATAGTCCAAGAATAAAACGTTTGTCTTGTGAGACGACGAATGATGCGCGCGTGTTCTATTTTACCTAATCGAAAGTTTTGATCCAACACACATGCTGACCATTCCTCTACATTTTCACCGGTCAACGCAACAAATCCTCGACAAAGTGCTGCCAGCGGATGTTCAGATGAGATGTCTGATTAGGACATGCCAGCGAAGTGCCCAGCGCCGCGCATGCGCCTTCGGAAATCAAATAGTGTCACCTCGGTGGGCTAGGGTCCCTGTTTCGTATCAACTAAAGAATGCATTGGCCAGCAACCCAAGGAGATAC
Above is a genomic segment from Alicyclobacillus acidoterrestris containing:
- a CDS encoding threonine/serine exporter family protein — translated: MTEREIILEASLLAGKIMLESGAETSRVEDTMERMIRHALGTENSSHTYTYATVNGIFVQLDHSVGTNFVRVDSRGQNLEKITAVNQLSRSFTGGEISIHEVYQALCDISSRQTSYPLWLRMVCTTVLSGAVVLMFGGRFAELPAAMAAGLVSYLIHLCACRFIRANFFTEYIAAFVGGTLAYFLTAFSDGNIGSVMIGTVASLVPGIAITTAIRDLIAKHYLSGVMRGLEATLIAGALGTGIATVYYLFII
- a CDS encoding threonine/serine exporter family protein; this encodes MGQILLNIALGFLSSITFAIISNVPRKSIITGGIVGTIGWLGFWELSIHHYGIFVSSFACSLLLALAGQVAARVHKMPLIVFYIPGLVPVVPGITSFEAFRALITHDYPAALYGFVNVFFCAVGIACGLAASDIIMRLIFSFRLLRKKTS
- a CDS encoding winged helix-turn-helix transcriptional regulator, which encodes MDVKTYEFNCEKELTLSVIGGKWKMIILWHIGLDSPQRFSKLRRLLPNVTPKMLTSQLRELENDGIIHRKVYQQVPPKVEYTLTEHGKNLMPILELMYDWGKSYARDMNIDISGWTAKSDV
- the hxlA gene encoding 3-hexulose-6-phosphate synthase, coding for MKLQLALDLVNIPEGIELVKEVQEYIDIVEIGTPIIIDEGLHAVKAMKEAFPNLEVLADLKVMDAGGYEVMRASEAGADYITILGVSEDATITGAVEEARKRNRKILVDMIGVKDLETRAREVDALGVDYICVHTGYDLQAAGQNPFDDLRTIKRVVKSAKTAVAGGIKLKTLPEVVKAQPDIVIVGGGITGESNKRAVAQEMKQLIQQG
- the hxlB gene encoding 6-phospho-3-hexuloisomerase; this encodes MQTVRTYTAEILAELSRTLDTLSESEVADFIQAIIGAGRVFVAGAGRSGFMMKGFAMRLMHLNIDAHVVGESVTPPFTSGDLLIIGSGSGETRSLVAMAEKATKLGGSVALITTTPDSTIGRLAKAVVQIHAQPKQGPSGGAAMTMQPMGSLFEQSLLLFGDAVVLRLMDQQHIAAAEMFARHANLE
- a CDS encoding aldehyde dehydrogenase family protein, yielding MATEPIVVNAIINGEAVAAEKQYPRENPTKPSEIVGYGPVNTKEDAIRAIDAAAAAFPAWAATPLEERIARMRSAIAKVKEATPEFVTLLSREHGKAKYDAEGEMFVSLAWMEYACDVAADVLKDKVEEREDGRTIITRDPMGVVSAITPWNYPISLSSIKIAPALVAGNTMVLKPSPFAPLTVTKMVELMAKEFPAGVLNIVHGDADVGVELTSNPKVAKIAFTGGTRTATHIMKAAADTIKNMTLELGGNDAAVLLEDFDVNDERAMRRLVISNFLTGGQICMIAKRVYVHRSIYDKFVEKYIEAANKWIRLGDPFNPQVTVGPVNNQPQVKHVQRLVDDAKSRGAQVIPLGQILDPEVFEEGYFLQPTLVLGAGYNDPIVVEEQFGPTVPVLPFDDDDHAVALVNDSIYGLTSSVWGETEHAIRVARRIEAGTTMINTAAVQGLDVRFPFGGVKQSGIGREYGAEGVTSYTETHVINIPKVGELPNIPE
- the fsa gene encoding fructose-6-phosphate aldolase, whose protein sequence is MRIFVDTANFDDIKKAYDMGVLSGVTTNPSLIAKEAGVRYEDRLREIADYCKGIESISAEVFGETAEEMVKEGLAFSEIAPNITVKLPLTPDGLRACRQLTDKGITTNVTLVFSATQALLAGRAGATYVSPFIGRLEDVSKGSGIELISQIASIFEQHDIKTNILAASIRTVDHALEAALAGANVGTMPYKVIEDMTKHPKTAEGLATFAADAEKYKKNLK
- a CDS encoding glucose-6-phosphate isomerase, producing MLKLDLSYTNGFLNDGEIANAQSIVNTLHEDLLHKRVPGADYLGWLDLASRTLSEGVTDILQTAKEIREKADALVVVGIGGSYLGARAAFEWAKPEYYNQLPKDVRKGPELYFLGNHISSDAVADLLTILSGKQVYVNVISKSGTTTEPAIGFRLIREWMIQQYGEQETKNRIVATTDAAKGALRKLSTDEGYKTYVIPDDVGGRYSVLTPVGLLPLAVAGVDIVKLLEGAAEGEKLFGVPSLSENLAYQYAVARNALYRKGYVTEIFAHFEPGLHYFAEWWKQLFGESEGKDQKGVFPASVGYTTDLHSMGQFVQEGYRNLFETFVHIESVNHSVSVPSAKNVEDGLEYLAGKELSWVNDKARLATQSAHAEGGVPNLLVHVPDRSEHSLGMLFYFFERACAMSGLLMGVNPFNQPGVENYKTKMFKLLGKPGYQD